The following proteins are encoded in a genomic region of Nicotiana sylvestris chromosome 4, ASM39365v2, whole genome shotgun sequence:
- the LOC104229086 gene encoding large ribosomal RNA subunit accumulation protein YCED homolog 1, chloroplastic, which yields MPLVCSSSSTVSPSCGIPYKLQNVYHIKKLNLNPNVHLGYCNISYGHIAASGLGNVRFRKYSLTSSKFVIRNQKSNFLLEETYPDFDWVDEEQGDIQEDEGSPWEGAVVYKRNSSVTHLEYCTTLERLGLGKLSTKVSRSRASVMGLRVTKDVKDYPDGTPVLISLDVTRKKQKLRLDGIIRTVLSLGCNRCGEPAAESIFSNFSLLLSEEPIKEPETLDMGIMFGEDKFKSFGHDQEEMEDDDAWIDLEDQLYFPPQEKVIDISKQIRDLVHIEITINAVCDSKCKGICLKCGSNLNISSCSCHMGKVEEKGYGPLGGLKKQMQQT from the exons ATGCCTCTTGTATGTTCGTCATCCTCCACAGTTTCCCCTTCATGTGGTATTCCATATAAACTACAAAATGTATACCACATAAAGAAGCTCAATTTGAACCCAAATGTCCATTTGGGTTACTGCAACATCTCGTACGGTCATATTGCTGCTAGTGGACTAGGGAATGTTAGATTTAGGAAGTACTCGCTTACTAGCTCAAAGTTTGTAATTAGAAACCAGAAAAGTAATTTTCTTTTAGAGGAAACCTATCCCGATTTTGATTGGGTGGATGAGGAGCAAGGTGACATACAAGAAGATGAGGGGTCTCCATGGGAAGGGGCGGTTGTGTATAAAAGAAATTCTTCAGTAACACATTTGGAATATTGCACCACTTTAGAAAGGCTGGGTTTGGGCAAGCTCTCCACAAAGGTTTCGAGGTCTCGGGCTTCGGTAATGGGACTGCGGGTGACCAAAGATGTCAAAGATTATCCTGATGGAACTCCCGTATTGATTTCCCTTGATGTGACAAGAAAGAAGCAAAAGTTGAGGCTTGATGGAATCATCAGGACAGTCCTCTCACTTGGTTGCAACAG GTGCGGTGAACCAGCTGCAGAAAGTATCTTTTCAAACTTTTCACTCCTACTCAGTGAAGAACCTATTAAGGAGCCAGAGACATTGGATATGGGCATAATGTTTGGGGAGGACAAATTCAAAAGTTTTGGACACGACCAAGAGGAAATGGAGGACGATGATGCTTGGATCGATTTAGAAGACCAGCTGTATTTTCCTCCTCAAGAAAAAGTTATCGACATTTCAAAACAAATTAGAGATCTGGTGCACATAGAAATCACCATTAATGCTGTCTGTGATTCCAAGTGCAAAGGTATATGCCTAAAATGTGGTTCTAATCTTAACATCAGTAGCTGTAGTTGTCATATGGGAAAGGTAGAGGAGAAAGGTTATGGTCCTCTTGGAGGTCTGAAGAAGCAAATGCAACAAACATGA